Genomic DNA from Choristoneura fumiferana chromosome 16, NRCan_CFum_1, whole genome shotgun sequence:
ACCAACAGCTACAGATTACAGAGTAGGTTAAACTTGTAAAAACATGGAAGCAAATTACGGGATATCACAAATAGTAACAAAAAGCACAGATAAAAAAGTACATGCATAATCACGCATAGTCAGTGCCACACAAATCCAGATAAAACAAAATAGCAGAACTCATTTTTATACTATGGAAAtgtttgtttaatatgtaaCACACTAACATCTTCTGTTACAGAAGTTCAAAATCACAAAGAAAAGACGGCAGTGACGGCATAATGGCCCCGTTCCAGACTAGCGTTAACATAAACCCAGAGACAGGGCGTGATGGGCAGGAGGTCATCGAAGTTCAAATCCTTCCACAAGATGAGAACTGGGGAGAAAACACCACAGCCGTAACTGGCAACACCTCTGAAGGCTCACAGTCGATGGAGGATGTTAGTAACTGGCCAATGGAGTCTGATAGCGGGCTTGGTTTTGTGTGCTCTAGATATTTTGGTACTACTCTAGCCCTTGGCTTGTCATTTGTGTCTTTTGTCAGCCCGCTGGCTATGGTAGTGTTGCCGAAAATTGGTTTTTTTCCTGGTCTCACAGACAACATAGCTATACAGCCAAGCCAAAGAATGCAATTGCTATCCTGTACAGCTGAATGTAAAGGAATCTTACTATCTATAGCATTTAAATTAGTCCTCCTGGCTATAGGAGTGTGGGCGGTGTTTCTTAGATCAAGAAATGCTATACTACCAAGAATATTTGTGTTCCGAGCCATGACTTTAGTCATACTTGCGGTGTGCACATTTTCATACTGGTTATTCTACATTGTACAAATAACTGAAGCTACTAAAGCACTGGCATTGGGAGAGGAAGCAATTGATTACAATGCATTAGTGTCCTATGTATCAAGCTTTGCGGACACATTACTTTTTATACATTACATAGGGGTTATATTGATGGAGATACGGCATTTGGAGCCTGCTTATTATATAAAGATAGTTCGAAGTCCTGATGGTGAAAGCAGGTCTTATTCTATTGGCCAGTTGAGTGTGCAACGGGCAGCTGTGTGGGTTTTACAGAAGTATTATACGGAATTCCCAATATACAATCCATATTTGGAGAAAATTCCCATATCAAAGTCTCAGAGGAAGGCGCAATCCAGTATTAAATTTTATGAAGTGGATGGGTCCAATACTAATGCGGCTCCTGGGCAAGCCAGGTGAGgcattttgaaatgttttttctaATACAGCTGATTAACCCCCTgtgtcaccatccattgattaaatttaattgacggataaatgtgatgccgtctgtttgttttgtttgaatagacgaggatggtatcacatttatcctaTCTGtcaataaaatcaatcaatggatggtgaaaaagcCCCTAAATCTATTATTTTAATCATGTGGTGCAAAGcgagtttgttttttaattgttaatttagaaaaaCTTGAAACTACTCTCTCTACATTATTTGCATTTGGGGCCTACGCTAgttgacgcggtttgcacggagctgTTGGATGCCTATTGGAAACAtataaccgaattgataacctcctttttggAGCCAgttaaaaaatagtatgagATGCACTAATTCTTAGCCTCTTGTGCGATGGATTCATGGATTTTACTTGTCGAGGCCGCTTCACTCACGCCTAAATATGCCACTGAACCCATTGTATTGATTTCCGTAATTTTGTTCATGGCTTGACTGCAATAAGAGTTGGATATCgtaactactttgaaaaaatctcaaattaatacgtcaacaaaatttacttttgaaataatgtaataataataatgttcataaagttcactcagtaaaattatcgattttgagatacgggcttttttcaaagtagctaGTGACGATATAATACTTGGGAGCAAAGAAATCGAGCCACCCTTGCAATTTTTAcgttgttttttgtgttttttaggTTGTAAGTGTTATTATGGAAACGTAAAAATTTGCAAGGGTGGTGGCTCGATTTCTTTGCTCCCAAGTGTATATAAATTTGCCTATGAGATATCTGAAGTCAGCCTCTTAGATACCATTTGCGGATTCTGCCTTCTcccagaattattgtttgccaaatgttgccaactgtttcatttcccaactattaATTTTCCCAgaaaccaaaaatttttctgcatgtattttcttatgcttttacggaacacagtaggttaagttaggtttgtatttatgaaagttccgaaaacaaaaatacagtttcagagaaaatcctcagttggcaaatgaaacatttgggaaatgTGAGTTGTGAAGAGGCGAGAACCCACGATTTGTTTTATGGGCCAATCaatttttttacccacactaatctgtccgcgacatttttcaaacaattgcagatttttgtaagtaaacatgttttttctgtaatttaatagatggtgtacatgtatacatgccatcctacgtaagttcaacctattaaagcgtgaaatatcttgttggaagtacgattttttggtaacgctagagacaatcttggtaacgcaggagacgccaaaagtgtcggtaaaatagttgattgacccgtATATGTAGTTGTAACGTGCGTATTGTTTGAGGTCTACGACGGGGTCGTGCACGGGCAGCGCGCGGCGCCGCGACTCGGGCTCGGCGCACAACGAGCGTTACTACGAGGAGGCGGAGCGCGAGCGGCGCGTGCgcaagcggcgcgcgcgcctgcTGGCCGCCGCCGACGACGCCTTCGCGCACGTGCGCCGCGTGCGCCAGGCCGCCTCCGCAGGTGGGTGTCACTGTTGCACGAGAAAAAACCCGCCCAaatgcgaatcggactcgcgcacttagagttctgtgccaatatctatacaacattagacattcattagcaaaaataaacagttttgtTGTATGGGACATCATCCCccttaatatttgtttttatgaagccgtggtggcctagtggtttgacctatcgcctctcaagctgagggtcgtgggttcaaaccccggctggcacctctgagtttttcgaaattcatgtgcggaattacatttgaagtttaccacgagctttgcggtgaaggaaaacatcgtgaggaaacctgcacaaacctgcgaagcattgttctgagaggagccctgtgcccagcagtgggacatatataggctgagatgatgatgatgatgatgaatatttgtttatgctgaatctaggcgacataaaatgactttttatgctctagtgtataaagtaaaatcttcgtctaagaccaaggaaataaggtgtcaacagccacaaacaaaaaagtttctacatatttatataaaactaaaaattaaatcaataaaactaaaaaaaagttgaataataatgtatgaaaaataaaaggtacactttCTGATCAATTATTTCCATTGTGgcatttcatttcctcgcaatctaagtgaaaaagagtgtaaaactcgagcattaaacccctcgacacaatctactatttgttaaaaacagca
This window encodes:
- the Vang gene encoding strabismus domain-containing protein Vang; this translates as METESVRSELSSRSRRSSRHRQHTHRSTRSSKSQRKDGSDGIMAPFQTSVNINPETGRDGQEVIEVQILPQDENWGENTTAVTGNTSEGSQSMEDVSNWPMESDSGLGFVCSRYFGTTLALGLSFVSFVSPLAMVVLPKIGFFPGLTDNIAIQPSQRMQLLSCTAECKGILLSIAFKLVLLAIGVWAVFLRSRNAILPRIFVFRAMTLVILAVCTFSYWLFYIVQITEATKALALGEEAIDYNALVSYVSSFADTLLFIHYIGVILMEIRHLEPAYYIKIVRSPDGESRSYSIGQLSVQRAAVWVLQKYYTEFPIYNPYLEKIPISKSQRKAQSSIKFYEVDGSNTNAAPGQARSTTGSCTGSARRRDSGSAHNERYYEEAERERRVRKRRARLLAAADDAFAHVRRVRQAASAGALGPREAAQAVFPSLARALQKYLRATRQQPRHSADSVLAHLGRCLSQDASPRAFLEPFLVEGPVLAADSEARPTQRWSLISDELLARPLADNVEFQLRQGDVSLICTIKQLPKFSLMEEVVDPKSNRFILRLNSETSV